The following proteins come from a genomic window of Sardina pilchardus chromosome 13, fSarPil1.1, whole genome shotgun sequence:
- the si:ch211-235m3.5 gene encoding BICD family-like cargo adapter 1 isoform X3, with product MGDAVVVAAHVQQRPDGDLDDGVTPVTVTAAVGKGGVDTSLCVTADVCALPDVVNGSTVLLERSTEPGTAMDAEHAVSAELQTLRQEVRESGHSRPQDEELLSAMREQVARLTEKDQALEQRLQCVCEENSELKENLSSLHTRLTLHEQQSQQHIQQLAEAWREVEVARGRSQELQCQVEVLQEEASMQEGSHGNASLLSELELSLDTLGLGTDRQQLTQEVESILRLLLPLTQNPQEVGGGQNDLQGMVAQLKSLAQELTQQHTSQQQLRGSIVEVGSDQAERPAQIQELKDQVCVLQEENRELRLLSERCRVEEEHLHQAIRDRDEAISKKTLMEAELMRSKSDMMSLNNQLLEAIQRKLELSQELEAWQDDIQVILNQQLRTQQQCDQSQRKPVAAHPLSFLRRSRRLSSAPVCVSQTTTTAAADRNGPSPWRDWLKRGK from the exons ATGGGCGACGCGGTAGTTGTAGCGGCTCATGTTCAACAGCGGCCAGACGGAGATTTGGATGATGGTGTGACCCCTGTGACTGTTACCGCTGCAGTGGGAAAAGGCGGAGTGGACACCTCCCTCTGTGTTACCGCCGATGTTTGTGCTCTTCCTGACGTGGTGAATGGTAGTACCGTCCTACTCGAGAGGTCCACTGAGCCAGgaacg gcgatGGATGCAGAGCATGCCGTGAGTGCGGAGCTTCAGACACTGAGGCAGGAAGTGAGGGAGAGTGGACACTCCAGACCTCAGGACGAGGAGCTACTCAGTGCCATGAGAgagcag gtggcGCGTCTGACAGAGAAGGACCAGGCTTTGGAGCAgcgtctgcagtgtgtgtgtgaagagaactCGGAGCTGAAGGAAAACCTGAGTTCATTACACACACGCCTCACACTACACGAACAACAGAGCCAGCAGCACATTCAacag CTGGCAGAGGCGTGGCGTGAGGTGGAGGTGGCACGTGGGCGGAGTCAGGAGCTGCAGTGCCAGGTGGaggtgctgcaggaggaggcGTCCATGCAGGAGGGGAGCCATGGCAACGCATCGCTCCTCTCAGAGCTGGAGCTCAGTCTAGACACCCTGGGCCTcggcacagacagacaacag ctcacacAGGAAGTTGAGTCCATCCTGAGGCTTCTACTTCCTCTAACGCAAAACCCCCAGGAGGTGGGCGGCGGGCAGAATGACCTGCAGGGCATGGTGGCACAGCTGAAGAGCCTGGCACAGGAgctcacacaacaacacacatctcAG CAGCAGCTGAGAGGCTCCATTGTGGAGGTGGGGAGTGACCAGGCGGAGAGGCCGGCCCAGATACAGGAGCTCAAGGATCAG gtgtgtgtgctgcaggaggAGAATCGTGAGCTGAGGTTGCTGTCGGAGCGCtgcagggtggaggaggaacaCCTCCATCAGGCCATCAGAGACCGAGACGAGGCCATAtcaaa GAAGACCCTGATGGAGGCGGAGCTTATGCGCAGCAAGAGCGATATGATGAGTCTGAATAACCAGCTGCTGGAGGCCATTCAGAGGAAGCTGGAGCTCTCACAGGAGCTGGAGGCATGgcag gaCGATATCCAGGTGATTCTTAACCAGCAGCTGCGGACGCAGCAGCAGTGTGACCAGAGCCAGAGGAAGCCGGTGgcggctcacccactctccttCCTGCGCCGCTCCCGCCGCCTCTCCAGCGCGCCCGTCTGCGTCTCCCAGAcaaccaccaccgccgccgccgaccGCAACGGACCCTCGCCCTGGAGGGACTGGCTCAAGAGGGGCAAATGA
- the LOC134099366 gene encoding claudin-3-like — protein MSAGLELLGIVLCVLGWLLAIVACALPMWRVTAFIGSNIVTAQIIWDGLWMSCVVQSTGQMQCKVYDSMLALSQDLQAARALTVISVLLTVLAVLVSIGGAKCTNCIEDEAAKARVMIAAGVLFIVSGVMQLVPVSWSANTIIRDFYNPLLTDAQRRELGAALYIGWAAAALLLLGGSLLCCSCPPQEKKYNPSRMAYSAPRSAPGGGPGPGYDRRDYV, from the coding sequence atgtcgGCGGGTCTGGAGCTGCTGGGCATCGTGCTGTGCGTGCTCGGGTGGCTGCTGGCCATCGTGGCCTGCGCTCTGCCCATGTGGCGCGTGACGGCCTTCATCGGCAGCAACATCGTGACAGCGCAGATCATCTGGGACGGCCTGTGGATGTCCTGCGTGGTCCAGAGCACCGGTCAGATGCAGTGCAAGGTCTACGACTCCATGCTGGCGCTGTCGCAGGACCTGCAGGCGGCGCGCGCCCTCACGGTCATCTCCGTCCTGCTGACCGTGCTGGCCGTGCTGGTGTCCATCGGCGGCGCCAAGTGCACCAACTGCATCGAGGACGAGGCGGCCAAGGCGCGCGTGATGATCGCCGCCGGCGTGCTCTTCATCGTGTCCGGCGTCATGCAGCTGGTGCCCGTGTCCTGGTCGGCCAACACCATCATCCGGGACTTCTACAACCCGCTGCTGACCGACGCCCAGCGGAGGGAGCTGGGCGCCGCCCTCTACATCGGCTGGGCGGCCgccgcgctgctgctgctgggggggtcgctgctctgctgctcctgcCCCCCCCAGGAGAAGAAGTACAACCCGTCCCGCATGGCCTACTCGGCCCCGCGCTCCGCTCCTGGGGGGGGGCCCGGGCCCGGCTACGACCGCAGGGACTACGtgtga